A segment of the Aliidongia dinghuensis genome:
AATTGGATAGTCTCGATCTGCTGCGGCACGGTCGGGACCAGGAGCGGCAGCACGATGCAGCTCGCGTTCCCGATCGCGCAATTGTTGAGGCGGTAGGCGTTGTCGCGTTCGCCCGACTTGGCCGCGAGCTGTGCTGCCGCCTCGCCGCCGATGCCTTGCAGTTGGCCGACCAGGCTGGTCACGCCGGCGCTGCCGTTGATCGCAAGCGCGTCGAGGTCGACGGTTCCGGTGAATTTGCCGTTGCCGAGGCTGACCAGCAGCGCGGAGGTCGGCGCCGACAGGTTGGCGAGACTGACATCGCCGCTCGAGTTGCCGGAACCGACGGTCAGCACCAGCTGCTTGGGCGGTTCGAGCGGCAGTTGGAGATCGGTCGACGGTGCCAGGCCGGCCGCGTCGATGATGATGAACGGCGAGCGGACCGTCATGAAGCCGGTCTGGGTGAAATTGCCGCGCAGGTTCATGAGCAGCCGGTCGGTTGCCGTGTACGTGCCGCCTTGATCAGACATGGACCCGCCGGAAATGAAGGCAAGCGTCCGGCCATTCGCCTGGACATTGCTCAACTGCATGCCGCCAGCGCTCGCGACGGTGATATCGGCGCCGCCGTTGCTGAGCTGACCCATCACCGTGAGACCGATGCCGTCGTCGACGGTCACGGCGCCACCGCCGCTGTTCACGATGCCGGCGAGCGTCCCGATCTGGTTGGCGCCCGAGAAGCGCGTGCCACCGGCCGAACTCGCCATCAGCTGCCCCGCCGTGAGCGCGCCGGTCACCGTGATGGTGCCGCCGCTGCGCAGCGCGACCGTCCCGCCACTCGTCAGCGCTGCGGTGACCGTGAGCCCGCCGCCGGTCGTAAGATCGAGATCGCCGCTGCCCGCGTCGATCGCGCCCGTGACGGTGAGCGGGCCGCTGGTCGTGAACTGGAAACCGCCGCCGCCCTGGTTGGTGACGCCGCCCAGGTTCTGGATCTGGTTCGTCTGGCCAAAGCTGGCGCCACCCACGGCGGCACTGGTGAGCGTCGTCGCCGTCAGTTGGCCCGCGGTCTGCTGGATCGCACCCGACGCGCTCAGCGACAGGTCGGACCCAGTCGTCAGGTTCGCCGCCAGGATGAGATTGCCGCCGGCGCCAATCGTGGACAGCGAGAGCGCGCCGCTGCCGGCGTCGATCGCCCCCGTCACGGAGAGCGTGCCGTTGTTGACGATCGTGATCCCGCCGCCGCCGATATTGGTGAACGAGCCGATCGATGCCGCCTCGACATTGATGAGGTCGACGCCGCCGACCGCCGAGCCGGTCAGGACCGGCGGATCGACCAGCCCGCCGGTCTGGACGATTCGGCCGGACGCATTGAGCGCCAGCGTGCTGCCGGCGAGGATCGTAGCGTCGAGCGTCAGGTCGCCGCCGGTGCCGACCGTCGTCAACGCCAGCCCGCCCGACCCGCCGTCGACCGTACCTCCGACGCTCAAGGCCCCGACGTTGGTCATGCTCGTGCCGCCGGCCCCGGCGTTCGTGAAGTTCGCCAGGTTTGCAACCCGGTTCGCCTGATCGAGCGTCACCGTTCCATTGGCGCTGCCGATCAGGAGCGTGGTCGTGAGCGTGCCTGCGCTCTGTGTGACGTCGCCGCCGGCGTTGAGCGTGATTTCGCTGCCGGCCGTAAGCGCCGCGCCGAGCGTCAGGCCGTGGCCGGCGCCCTCGACCTTGAGCGCCAAATGGCCGGCCCCCGCATCGACCGTCCCGGTGACGGCAAGACCGGTCGTGTCGGTCAGGACGACGTCGCCGCCGACATTGGTAAGCCCGGCGAGCTGGCCGATCCGGTTCGCCTGGTCGAGTGTCACGCCGCCCGAAGCCGCCACGCTGAGGCTGGGCGTCGTAATGCTCGTGCCGCCGGCCTCCGACAGGGCGCCGCCGGTCGTGACGACGAGTCCGCTCGTCGCCGTGACGGAACCCAGCGTCAAGGCGCCGCTGTCGCGCAGTTGGACCAACGTGCCGCTCGCCGCGAGAGCGGTGCCGCCGAGGCCGAAATGGTTGCCGGCGTTGACGAGGGTGATGGCCCCGGTCGATGCAAGCGTGGCGCCGGCCGCCCTCACGCTCGCACCCGCCGTCTGGCTGATGTCGCCACCGGCGGTCAGCGACAGGCCTCCCGAGGCGGTGACGTTGCCCAACGTCAACGCACTGGCGTTCTGCACCGTGATCGCCGTTCCGCTCGCGACGAGGATCGTCCCCGGACCGTTGGTGAGATTATTGCTGGCACCGGCGAGCGTGATCGCCCCGCCGGCGGCAAGTGTCGTGCCGGCGGCCGTGATCCCGCTACCGGCGCTCTCGGTGATCGCCCCGTTCGAGGTCACGTTCAGCGCGCCCGAGGTCGCGACGGAGGCGAGCGTGACCGGACCGCCGCTGATCGTCAGCGCCGCGAGGTTCGACGCGGCAGCACCCAGGCTGACCGCGCCGGTGCCCGTCGAGATCGTCAGGCCTCTGCCGTTGCCGGCGATCGTGCCCACCGCATCGAAGCCAACCGACTGACCGGCGGTCTCGAGCGTCGTGGTGCCGCCAAGGGCCACCGCGCCGAAATTGAGGGCGCCGTTCGTTGCCGAGATGGTGCCGGCGAGGCTGACGGTGCCGCCGGCGCGCGTGGTATCGGCGCCGCCGGTGAAACCGAACCCGTCGCCGATCGCAAGGCCGCCGGCATTGGCGAACGTGACGGCACTGGTCACGCTGCCGCCGCCGTCGAGCGCCAACGCATAGGCGCCGGTGCCGGAGGCGAGCCCGCCGGCCGTGAGCGGACCTGCGACCGTCACGGTGCCGCCGGTCATGCTGGTCAGATCGAGCGTGCCGGAGCCAAGCGCCGCAGACGCAATCGCCGCGCCGCCCGAGCCTTGGAGCGTCAAGCTGTGGCTGCTGTCACCGACCGTCACCGGCCCGAGCGTGATCGCTCCGCTGCCGGCGCTGAACCCCGTGTCGCCGGCGAGGGTCACCCCGGTGGTGCCGAAATCCAGCGCCGCGTTGCTCGAGGCGATCGTGCCGGCCAGGATTTTCGCCGACGGCGTGGTCGCGATGGCGCCGCCGGTGAAGGTGAAGCCGTTGGTAATCGTGAGCGTGCCGGTATTGGCGAAGGACACTGGGTCCGCAATGGTCCCGCCGCCGTCGAGCGCGAGATTGACTGCCCCTGTCGGCAGGTTGAGCGCTTGTGCCACGAGGGGGCCGGTGAGCGTCACGGTGCCCGCCGTAAGTCCTGCCAGGTCGAGCGTGCCGGTCCCAAGGGCGACCGAAGCCATCGTGGCGCCGCCCGTGCCGCGCAGGGTCAGGTCCTGGCCGCTGCCCGTCGTCGTGATCGGCCCGAGCGAGATCGCCCCGGCGCCAGCGTCGACGATCGTCGCCCCCGCAAGCGTCGCCGAGCCGATCGTCACGGTGCCGCCATGGCCGGTGATCGTGCCCAGCAGGAACAGGCTGCCGCCGAGATGCGCCGTGCTGAAGCCGTCGAGGAAATTGACGCTGTTGAGCGTGACGGAGCCGCCGTTCGTGAAATCCACGGCGTTGGTGATGGTGCCGCCGCCGTCGAGCGCCACGTCATAGGGCGCGTTGGCGGTGAGGAGCCCTTGGGCCACCAGTGGACCGCTCAAGGTGATCGCGCCGCCGGTCACGCCCCTGAGGTCGAGCGTGCCGCCGCCGAGATTGGCGGACGCGATGGTCGCCCCGCCCGAACCGTCGAGGAAGAGCGAGGCGTTGCCCGTGACCGCGCCCAGCGTCAGCGCACCGGCGCCCGCATCGAATGTCGTGCCGCCGGCGAGCGTCACCGCGCCGAAGCGGAGCGGGTTGTCGGTCGCCTGGATCGAACCGTCCAGCGAAACCGTGCCGCCCACGGCGGTCGCATCGAGTCCGTGGGTGAAGGTGAAGACGCCGTTGAGCGTCAAGGTGCCGGCATTATTCAACGTGACCGCGCTGCCGATCGTGCCACCGTTGTCGAGCGCCAGGTTGTAGGCGGCGTTCGTCGTCGTGAGCCCGTTCGCGCTCAGCGTCCCATTGACGGTCACGGTGCCGCCGGTGATGCCGAAGAGGTCGAGCGTGCCGGCGCCAAGTGAGGCCGAAGCGATCGTGACGCCGCCCGAACCCGCCAAGTGCAGGCTGCTGTTGCCGCTGACCGCGCCCAGCGTGATGGCACCGGTGCCGGCGCCGAGCGTAGTGTCGCTGCTGAGTGCGACGGCGCCGAAGTCGAGCGCCGCGTTGGTCGTGGTGATCGGGCCGGCGAGGCTCGCCGACGACGGCGCCGTCGCCGTCATGCCGCCGGTAAAGGTGAAGCCGTTGGTGATGGTGAGCGTGCCGGTATTGTGGAACAGGGTCGCGCCCGGCGCCGTGCCGCCGCCGTCGAGCGCCACGTTGTAGGCGCTTTCGCCGACCGTGAGCCCGACGGTCGGATCGACCGCGCCGCTGAACGTGATGCCGCCGCCGGTCTTGGCGAGCGTCAGCGTCGCGACGCCCAAGACCGAGGTGGCGTTGTCGGTGCCAGCACCCGCGAGCGTCAGATTGTGGCCGCCACCCGTCACCGCTCCCAGGGTCAACGCGCCCGAGCCGGCATTGAATGTAGCATCGCCGCTGAGCGTCACCGCGCCGAAATCGAGCGCCGCGTTCGTCGCGGCGATCGGGCCGCCTAGGCTCGCCGACGACGGCGCCGTCGCCGTAACGCCACCGTCGAAATTGAAGCCGATCGGGATCGTGAGCGTGCCGGTATTGGCGAAGCTCGCCGCCCCCTGCACCGTGCCGCCGCCGTCGAGCGCCACGTTGTAGGCACCGGCCAAGGCGGTGAGCGCGCCGGTCGTGTCGACCGCCCCGCTGAACGTGATGCCGCCGCCGGTCTTGGTGAGCGTCAGCGCCGCGACATTCGAGATCGACGCTGCACTATCCGTGCCCGAGCCCCCGAGCGTCAGGTTATGGCCGCCGCCGGTCACCGCCCCCAGCGTCAGCGCGCCCGAGCCGGCGTTGAGCGTTGTATCGTTGCCGAGCGTCACGGCGCCAAGGCTGACGCCGGTCGCCGAGATCGTGCCCGCGAGCGTCACCGTGCTGCCGGTGACACCGGTCGCGTCGAACGCGCCTGTGGTGAGGCCGACCGCGCTCACAGTCGCCCCGCCGGTGCCCACGAGCGTCAAGTTGCCGTTGCCGGTAGCGGATCCCAGCGTGATGAGCCCGCTGCCGGCGCTGAGCGTGGTGTTGCTCGTCAGGGTCACGCTGCCGAAATAGAGCGCCGCATTCGTCGCGGTGATCGGGCCGCCGAGGCTCGCCAACGACGGCGCCGTCGCCGTGACGCCACCATCGAAATTGAAGCCGCTCGGGATGGTGAGCGTGCCGGTGTTGGCGAAGCTCGCCGCGCCCTGCACCGTGCCGCCGCCGTCGAACTCGACATTGTAGGCGCCGGCCGAGGCGGTGAGCGCGCCGGTCGTGCCGACCGCGCCGCTGAACGTGATGCCGCCGCCGGTCTTCGTGAGCGTCAGTGCCGCGACGTTCGACACCGATGTCCCGGTATCGGTGCCCGCGCCCTCGAGCGTCAGGTTGTGCCCCGCGCCCGTCACCGCGCCCATCGTCAATGCACCCGACCCGGCGTTGAGCGTGGCATCGCCGCCGAGCGTTACCGCGCCAACGTTGATGCCGGTCGCCGAGATCGTGCCCGCGAGCGTCACCGTGCCGCCGGTGATGCCGGCAAGGCTGAGCGGCATCGAGCCCAGGTCGACGGCACTCAGGCTCGCCCCGCCCGTGCCGATCAGGGTCAGCGCGTGATTGTTGCCGGTGGCGCCCGCGAGCGTGATGAGCCCGGAGCCGGCGGTGAGGTTCGTGTTGCCCGTCAGGGTCACGTTGCCGAAGTCGAGCGCCGCGTTCGTCGTGGCGATCGTGCCGGCGAGGCTGACCAATGACGGCGCCGTGGCCGTGATGCCGCCGATGAAATTGAAGCCGCTCGGGATCGCGAGTGTGCCAGTGTTGGCGAAGCTCGCCGCGCCTTGCACCGTGCCGCCACCGTCGAGCGCCACGTTGTAGGCGCTCTCACCCGCCGAGGCGGTGAGCGCGCCTGTCGTATTGACCGCGCCGCTGAACGTGATGCCGCCGCCGGTCTTCGAGAGCGTCAGCGCCGCGACGTTCGAGATCGACGTTCCGGTATCGGTGCCCGAACCCCCGAGCGTCAGGTTGTGGCCGCCACCGGAGACCGCCCCCAGCGTCAGCGCCCCCGAGCCGGCGTTGAGCGTCGTATCGTTGCCGAGCGTCACGGCGCCAAGGCTGAGGCCGGTCGCCGAGATCGTGCCCGCGAGCATCACCGTGCCACCAGTGACGCCGGTCGCGTCGAATGCGCCCGTGCTGAGGCTGACCGCGCTCACAGTCGCCCCGCCGGTGCCCGTGAGCGTCAGGTTGCCGGCGCCACCGACCGAGCCCAGCGTGAGCGCACCCGAACCAGCATTCAGCGTCGTATCGCTGCCGAGCGTCACGGCGCCGAAGCCGAGCCCGGTCGCCGAGATCGTGCCCGCGAGCGTGACCGTGCCACCGGTGATGCCGGCAAGGCTGAGCGGCATTAAGCCCAGGTTGATCGCACTCAGGCTCGCCCCACCCGTGCCGGTCAAGGTCAGCGCGTGGTTGTTGCCGGTGGCGCCCGCGAGCGTGATGAGCCCGCTGCCGGCGCTGAGGCTCGTGTCGCCCGTCAGGGTCACGTTGCTGAAATCGAGCGCCGCATTCGTCGTGGCGATCGTGCCGGCGAGGCTCGCCGACGACGGCGCCGTCGCCGTCACGCCACCATCGAAATTGAAGCCGCTCGGGATCGTCAGCGTGCCGGTGTTGGCGAAGCTCGCCGCCCCCTGCACCGTGCCGCCGCCGTTGAGCGCCACGTTGTAGGCACCGGCCGAGGCGGTGAGCGCACCGGTCGTATTGACGGCGCCGCTGAACGTGATGCCGCCGCCGGTCTTCGAGAGCGTCAGCGCCGCGACGTTCGAGATCGACGTCGCTGTATCCGCGCCCGAGCCCCCGAGCGTCAGGTTATGACCACCGCCCGTGACCGCACCGAGCGTGAGCGCACCCGAACCAGCATTCAGCGTCGTATCGCTGCCGAGCGTCACGGCGCCGAAGCCGAGCCCGGTCGCCGCGACCGTGCCCGCGAGCGTGACCGTGCCGCCGGTGATGCCGGTAAGGCTGAGCGGCATCGAGCCCAGGTTGATCGCACTCAGGCTCGCCCCGCCCGTGCCGGCCAAGGTCAGCGCGTGGCCGTTGCCGGTGGCGCCCGCGAGCGTGATGAGCCCGCTGCCGGCGCTGAGGCTGGTGTCGCCCGTCAGGGTCACGTTGCCGAAATCGAGCGCCGCGTTCGTCGTGGCGATCGGGCCGGCGAAGCTCACCGACGACGGCGCCGTCGCCGTGACACCACCATCGAAATTGAAGCCGCTCGGGATCGTGAGCGTGCCGGTATTGGCGAAGCTCGCCGCCCCCTGCACCGTGCCGCCGCCGTCGAGCGCCACGTTGTAGGCACCGGCCAAGGCGGTGAGCGCGCCGGTCGTGTCGACCGCCCCGCTGAACGTGATGCCGCCGCCGGTCTTGGTGAGCGTCAGCGCCGCGACATTCGAGATCGACGCTGCACTATCCGTGCCCGAGCCCCCGAGCGTCAGGTTATGGCCGCCGCCGGTCACCGCCCCCAGCGTCAGCGCGCCCGAGCCGGCGTTGAGCGTTGTATCGTTGCCGAGCGTCACGGCGCCAAGGCTGACGCCGGTCGCCGAGATCGTGCCCGCGAGCGTCACCGTGCTGCCGGTGACACCGGTCGCGTCGAACGCGCCTGTGGTGAGGCCGACCGCGCTCACAGTCGCCCCGCCGGTGCCCACGAGCGTCAAGTTGCCGTTGCCGGTAGCGGATCCCAGCGTGATGAGCCCGCTGCCGGCGCTGAGCGTGGTGTTGCTCGTCAGGGTCACGCTGCCGAAATAGAGCGCCGCATTCGTCGCGGTGATCGGGCCGCCGAGGCTCGCCAACGACGGCGCCGTCGCCGTGACGCCACCATCGAAATTGAAGCCGCTCGGGATGGTGAGCGTGCCGGTGTTGGCGAAGCTCGCCGCGCCCTGCACCGTGCCGCCGCCGTTGAACGCCACATTGTAGGCGCTTTCACCGGCCGAGGCGGTGAGCGCGCCGGTCGTGTCGACCGCGCCGCTGAACGTGATGCCGCCGCCGGTCTTCGAGAGCGTCAGCGCCGCAACGTTCGAGATCGACGTTCCGGTATCGGTGCCCGAACCATCGAGCGTCAAGTTGTGCCCGCCGCCGGTCACCGCGCCCAGCATCAGCGCGCCCGAGCCGGCATCGAGCGTCGTATCGTTGCCGAGCGTCACCGCGCCGAAGTGCAGGCCGGTCGCCGAGATGGTGCCCGACACGGTCACTGTGCCGGTAATGCCCGACACGTCGAGCGACCCGGTGCCGAGCGACAGGGAACCGAGCGTCAGGTCATGCGACCCCGCCAGCGCCAGAAGATGGCCGGCGGTCGTGAGCGTGCCGAAGCTCAGCGCGCCGCTGCCGGCGTTGAGTGTGGTA
Coding sequences within it:
- a CDS encoding two-partner secretion domain-containing protein, producing MRRKRIEGGVKQGAAPLSVAPAAEVRPAAARRRLLGTVCVLALAAAAGPAFANPTGGTVVAGQATISQTSPSQLTIQQSSNNAAINWQSFNIAKGEKTVIEQPGSSSILLNRVTGGDPSVIAGQLSANGQVVLVNPNGLVFANGALVNVNSLIATPADISNADLMAGRLKFNTASPNATASVQNAGTISIADHGLAALVAPNVQNSGVISGRFGKIVLGGAETFTLDLYGDGLMSFDITGKVRATAGGKNAPLVSNTGTIAAEGGQVLLTADAVDGLVSDLIQADGTISARSAQGKTGTVTVDAGAAGTALVGGVLDVSGLGDDATGGKVAVTGAKVGIAATAHIDATGAAGGGTVEIGGGLHGADAAVRNAQVTSVAAGATIDASATGHGNGGTVAVWSDKATAVAGTIKARGGARSGNGGFVETSSKGKLAVTANTHVDTEAPHGLIGQWLLDPTDITVQTGGPDAPSLTTLASSSDSGSYSIDPSVLTTPLANITLSASGNVTFNAPVTLSNKFLTIDANGTVTINAAVATGGQNFRVRAQNDSGAASSFVVTSSGSVSTGAGSIDVDATSITLGGNLTGTGITLTGATAITASTTPALSAGSGLITLGAVTGSGDLKLSGTGGATLASIALPSNMLDVSGLTGGTLTASGSFTVGTLSGASTVPNLALNGGGTIGNAQTLTNSGTVTLNGVTFTGGLDTTGVGGTVTLAGTIAGAGLSLGAVTLGNDTTLNAGSGALTLGAVAGGGHNLTLDGSGTDTGTSVSNVAVLTLGKTGGGITFSGAVGTTGALTASAGAYNVEFDGGGTVQGAASFANTGTLTIPSGFNFAGGITATAPSSASLGGTIATTNAALDFGAVALGGNTTLSAGTGLISLGAVTGSKDLTLQGSGGATLASITLPSNKLDVSGLTGGTLTASGSFTVHRLNGASTVPNLALDGGGTIDNAQTLTNSGTVTLDGMTFTGGLDTTGVGGTVTLSGTIAGAGLSFGAVTLGGNTTLNAGSGALSFGTLTTAGHLLALAGSHDLTLGSLSLGTGSLDVSGITGTVTVSGTIAGAGLTLGAVTLGGDTILNAGSGALTLGAVAGGGHNLTLEGAGTDVGATVSNVAALTLTKTGGGITFGGAVDTTGALTATAGAYNVEFNGGGTVQGAASFANTGTLTIPIGFNFDGGVTATAPLSVSLAGTIATTNAALDFGTVTLTGNTRLSAGSGLITLGAVAGTSDLTLQGSGGATLASITLPSNKLDVSGLTGGTLTASGSFTVGTLSGASTVPNLALNGGGTIGNAQTLTNSGTVTLNGVTFTGGLDTTGVGGTVTLSGTIAGAGLSLGAVTLGGDTTLNAGSGALTLGAVAGGGHNLTLDGSGTDTGTSVSNVAVLTLGKTGGGITFSGAVGTTGALTASAGAYNVEFDGGGTVQGAASFANTGTLTIPSGFNFAGGITATAPSSASLGGTIATTNAALDFGAVALSANTTLSAGTGLISLGAVTGSKDLTLQGSGGATLASITLPSNKLDVSGLTGGTLTASGSFTVHRLNGASTVPNLALDGGGTIDNAQTLTNSGTVTLDGMTFTGGLTTTGVGGTVTVSGTIAGAGLSFGAVTLGGNTTLNAGSGALSFGTLTTAGHLLALAGSHDLTLGSLSLGTGSLDVSGITGTVTVSGTISATGLHFGAVTLGNDTTLDAGSGALMLGAVTGGGHNLTLDGSGTDTGTSISNVAALTLSKTGGGITFSGAVDTTGALTASAGESAYNVAFNGGGTVQGAASFANTGTLTIPSGFNFDGGVTATAPSLASLGGPITATNAALYFGSVTLTSNTTLSAGSGLITLGSATGNGNLTLVGTGGATVSAVGLTTGAFDATGVTGSTVTLAGTISATGVSLGAVTLGNDTTLNAGSGALTLGAVTGGGHNLTLGGSGTDSAASISNVAALTLTKTGGGITFSGAVDTTGALTALAGAYNVALDGGGTVQGAASFANTGTLTIPSGFNFDGGVTATAPSSVSFAGPIATTNAALDFGNVTLTGDTSLSAGSGLITLAGATGNGHALTLAGTGGASLSAINLGSMPLSLTGITGGTVTLAGTVAATGLGFGAVTLGSDTTLNAGSGALTLGAVTGGGHNLTLGGSGADTATSISNVAALTLSKTGGGITFSGAVNTTGALTASAGAYNVALNGGGTVQGAASFANTGTLTIPSGFNFDGGVTATAPSSASLAGTIATTNAALDFSNVTLTGDTSLSAGSGLITLAGATGNNHALTLTGTGGASLSAINLGLMPLSLAGITGGTVTLAGTISATGLGFGAVTLGSDTTLNAGSGALTLGSVGGAGNLTLTGTGGATVSAVSLSTGAFDATGVTGGTVMLAGTISATGLSLGAVTLGNDTTLNAGSGALTLGAVSGGGHNLTLGGSGTDTGTSISNVAALTLSKTGGGITFSGAVNTTGALTASAGESAYNVALDGGGTVQGAASFANTGTLAIPSGFNFIGGITATAPSLVSLAGTIATTNAALDFGNVTLTGNTNLTAGSGLITLAGATGNNHALTLIGTGGASLSAVDLGSMPLSLAGITGGTVTLAGTISATGINVGAVTLGGDATLNAGSGALTMGAVTGAGHNLTLEGAGTDTGTSVSNVAALTLTKTGGGITFSGAVGTTGALTASAGAYNVEFDGGGTVQGAASFANTGTLTIPSGFNFDGGVTATAPSLASLGGPITATNAALYFGSVTLTSNTTLSAGSGLITLGSATGNGNLTLVGTGGATVSAVGLTTGAFDATGVTGSTVTLAGTISATGVSLGAVTLGNDTTLNAGSGALTLGAVTGGGHNLTLGGSGTDSAASISNVAALTLTKTGGGITFSGAVDTTGALTALAGAYNVALDGGGTVQGAASFANTGTLTIPIGFNFDGGVTATAPSSASLGGPIAATNAALDFGAVTLSGDATFNAGSGALTLGAVTGGGHNLTLAGAGTDNATSVLGVATLTLAKTGGGITFSGAVDPTVGLTVGESAYNVALDGGGTAPGATLFHNTGTLTITNGFTFTGGMTATAPSSASLAGPITTTNAALDFGAVALSSDTTLGAGTGAITLGAVSGNSSLHLAGSGGVTIASASLGAGTLDLFGITGGTVTVNGTLSANGLTTTNAAYNLALDNGGTIGSAVTLNNAGTLTLNGVFTFTHGLDATAVGGTVSLDGSIQATDNPLRFGAVTLAGGTTFDAGAGALTLGAVTGNASLFLDGSGGATIASANLGGGTLDLRGVTGGAITLSGPLVAQGLLTANAPYDVALDGGGTITNAVDFTNGGSVTLNSVNFLDGFSTAHLGGSLFLLGTITGHGGTVTIGSATLAGATIVDAGAGAISLGPITTTGSGQDLTLRGTGGATMASVALGTGTLDLAGLTAGTVTLTGPLVAQALNLPTGAVNLALDGGGTIADPVSFANTGTLTITNGFTFTGGAIATTPSAKILAGTIASSNAALDFGTTGVTLAGDTGFSAGSGAITLGPVTVGDSSHSLTLQGSGGAAIASAALGSGTLDLTSMTGGTVTVAGPLTAGGLASGTGAYALALDGGGSVTSAVTFANAGGLAIGDGFGFTGGADTTRAGGTVSLAGTISATNGALNFGAVALGGTTTLETAGQSVGFDAVGTIAGNGRGLTISTGTGAVSLGAAASNLAALTISGGPVTLASVATSGALNVTSNGAITESAGSGITAAGTTLAAGGAITLAGASNNLTNGPGTILVASGTAITVQNASALTLGNVTASGGLSLTAGGDISQTAGASVRAAGATLASTGAITLVNAGNHFGLGGTALAASGTLVQLRDSGALTLGSVTATSGLVVTTGGALSEAGGTSITTPSLSVAASGGVTLDQANRIGQLAGLTNVGGDVVLTDTTGLAVTGTVDAGAGHLALKVEGAGHGLTLGAALTAGSEITLNAGGDVTQSAGTLTTTLLIGSANGTVTLDQANRVANLANFTNAGAGGTSMTNVGALSVGGTVDGGSGGLALTTVGTGGDLTLDATILAGSTLALNASGRIVQTGGLVDPPVLTGSAVGGVDLINVEAASIGSFTNIGGGGITIVNNGTLSVTGAIDAGSGALSLSTIGAGGNLILAANLTTGSDLSLSASGAIQQTAGQLTATTLTSAAVGGASFGQTNQIQNLGGVTNQGGGGFQFTTSGPLTVTGAIDAGSGDLDLTTGGGLTVTAALTSGGTVALRSGGTITVTGALTAGQLMASSAGGTRFSGANQIGTLAGIVNSGGGAVTVDDGIGLTVMGQLSNGGADITVASAGGMQLSNVQANGRTLAFISGGSMSDQGGTYTATDRLLMNLRGNFTQTGFMTVRSPFIIIDAAGLAPSTDLQLPLEPPKQLVLTVGSGNSSGDVSLANLSAPTSALLVSLGNGKFTGTVDLDALAINGSAGVTSLVGQLQGIGGEAAAQLAAKSGERDNAYRLNNCAIGNASCIVLPLLVPTVPQQIETIQLSKERRDFDDPTLERLDYGNEDED